The following proteins come from a genomic window of Coffea arabica cultivar ET-39 chromosome 11c, Coffea Arabica ET-39 HiFi, whole genome shotgun sequence:
- the LOC113715690 gene encoding uncharacterized protein: MPSTLSPSEDKYLNDLLQLARPFLRGELENVDKNLPYLVSVLRSVGAGECWHKHGSFLEHLFDIYRILKLWKAPDAVCLCGLFHSAYSNSYVNLAIFDPSTGRDVVRSHVQEAVERLIHMFCIVPRHPLIHDDLLFHYDDQELDEHLKFSEISLRNAKEKGLFNEEESWRVKLRSVLPADGVVVKHIRTGEEVPVSRRLVAVFLLMTMADFSDQLFGFQDVLFENSNGRLEFSGNNFYGLWPGNGKPGLWLNSISRMGALYALIAREEEIFLEQRRRNNGGVIVLADDRDEELELVIPPVFENCTRVLDAEEQKIGRELYWEAVFEGDKIALERAEELLIRAIEKNPFVGEPHVVLGQIYLSKGRFEEGEKEAQKGLRMILEWGSPWDKRMSWEAWVAWARLLVIKGKEKSWPNTSWGIIELGLIK, translated from the coding sequence ATGCCTTCTACTCTATCTCCCTCAGAAGATAAATATCTCAATGACCTTCTGCAACTCGCCCGTCCTTTCCTCCGCGGAGAGCTCGAAAACGTGGACAAAAACCTTCCTTATCTAGTCTCAGTCCTGCGCTCAGTTGGGGCAGGCGAGTGCTGGCACAAGcatggaagttttcttgaacaTCTGTTTGATATATATCGCATTCTCAAGCTGTGGAAAGCCCCTGATGCTGTTTGCCTTTGTGGGCTCTTTCACTCTGCTTATTCCAATTCCTATGTCAATCTTGCCATCTTTGATCCGTCCACCGGTCGGGATGTAGTTCGTTCCCACGTCCAAGAAGCTGTTGAGAGGCTAATCCACATGTTCTGCATTGTCCCTCGTCATCCTTTGATTCATGATGATCTTCTGTTTCATTATGATGATCAAGAATTGGACGAACACCTCAAGTTTTCGGAGATTTCTCTGAGGAATGCGAAGGAAAAAGGATTGTTTAACGAGGAGGAAAGTTGGAGAGTAAAACTCAGGTCTGTTCTGCCTGCTGATGGGGTAGTAGTGAAGCATATCAGAACAGGAGAAGAAGTTCCAGTTTCGCGAAGATTGGTTGCTGTGTTTCTCCTGATGACAATGGCAGACTTTTCAGACCAACTGTTCGGTTTTCAGGATGTTTTGTTTGAGAATTCAAATGGCCGTTTGGAATTCTCAGGCAATAATTTCTATGGTCTATGGCCAGGTAATGGCAAGCCTGGATTATGGCTGAATTCAATATCAAGAATGGGTGCACTGTACGCCTTGATTGCGAGAGAAGAGGAGATTTTCCTTGAGCAAAGgagaagaaataatggagggGTTATTGTTTTAGCAGATGATAGAGATGAAGAGCTTGAGCTAGTAATCCCACCTGTATTTGAGAACTGCACAAGAGTTTTGGATGCAGAAGAGCAGAAAATTGGGCGGGAGTTGTATTGGGAGGCTGTTTTTGAAGGAGACAAGATTGCGTTGGAGAGAGCTGAGGAGCTGTTGATAAGGGCAATTGAGAAGAACCCTTTTGTTGGAGAGCCTCATGTGGTTTTGGGTCAGATTTACTTGAGCAAAGGGAGGTTTGAGGAGGGTGAAAAAGAGGCTCAAAAGGGGCTGAGAATGATTTTGGAGTGGGGAAGTCCTTGGGATAAGAGGATGTCTTGGGAAGCATGGGTTGCATGGGCTAGACTTTTGGTGATAAAGGGAAAGGAGAAATCTTGGCCTAATACTTCTTGGGGCATCATCGAGTTGGGTCTTATAAAGTGA